The genomic region GTTCTGCCAGCACGATCGTAGTAAGATCAGATAATTGACCAAACTCATCCTGAGCAACAACATCATAAGTACCCGGACTCAAGTTTGTAAATATCCCGGTCGCCTGATAGGTTTCACCATCTATGCTATAAGTTAATCCATTTTGAACGTCTACGGTGATCGTTCCTGTTGGTTCTGAACAGCTCGGTTGAAGCACATCTACTTCAGGAGCAGCCGGTGGAGCTGCAGCAGGTTCTTCTTCAACGGTCACTGTAAAGCTACATTCTGAAGTATTTCCTGAAGCATCAGTTACTTCAAAAGTGATCGTGGTTACACCTAAAGGAAACTCTTCACCGGAAGCGATACCATTAGTCATAGTGATGGTCTCTCCAGAACAGTTATCGGTCGTTTCAGCCATACTATATTCCACAATACTGCTTTCTATTCCGAAGCCAACAGTCACTGTGATATTCTCAGGACACTCAACAACAGGAGCTTCATTATCTACAACCGTTACAGTGAAAGTAGAAGTTGAAGTATTTCCGTTGTTATCGGTCGCTGTGTAAGTCACGGTTGTAGTTCCAACCGGGAATTCACTTCCAGAGTCCATGCCTTCGGTCAAAGTAACTTCGGCTAATTCGCAATTATCTGTAGCAGTAGGAGCTTCATAGGACACAACAGCGCCACATATTCCGGTATCATTACTAACGGTTATGTTCTCTAAGGGTTCCAGTTCCGGTGATTGATCATCGGTTACAACAATATCGAATGAACATTCAGAAGTATTTCCTGCAGCATCGGTAACAGTGAATGTTACAGTGGTCGTTCCTACTGGGAAAGTCTCTCCAGTAGCCAGACCAGCAGTTTGAGATACTGTAAATTCTCCAGAATTATCAGATACCTGAGGTGTTTCAAATTCAACAACAGCACCACAAATATCCTCATCATTGCTTATTTGGATATCATCCTGGCAAACGATCGTTGGATCTTCGTTGTCTTCAACTGTTACAGTAAAGCTACATTCTGAAGTATTTCCAGCAGCATCGGTAGCTGTAAAGGTTATGGTGGTAGTTCCAATCTCGAATTGAGATCCGGAAACCGGTCCGCCAGTTTGTTCTACAGTCACCTCGCAATTATCGGTTGCAGTTGCGTTTTCAAAATCTACTATTGCATAAGAAACGCCAGTTTCAGTATCGATAGAGATATTCGCAGGACAGCTTATTTCAGGTGCCTCGTTATCATTTACGGTTACCGTAAAGCTTTCGGTAGTGGTATTTCCAGAAATATCGGTTACAGTATAAGTTACGGTGGTAGTACCAACTGGGAATTGAGATCCGGAAGTAAGACCTTCGGTCACTTCAATAGATTCCAGTTCACAATTGTCAGTTGCTCCAATCATTCCGAAGTTTACAATAGCACCACATACTCCAGCATCGTTGTTAACTGTGATGTCATCCATTTCTTCTGCTACAGGTGCTTCAGAATCTGTTACGATCACATCAAAGCTGCAGAAGCTTGTGTTTCCAGCGGCATCGGTAGCAGTAAAGCTTACCGTCGTATTTCCTACAGGAAATGTTTCCCCTGAAGCAGGACCGCTAGTTTGCTCTAAGCTTACATCACCAGAATTATCAGCTATTTCAGGAAGCGTGAAGCTTATAGCTGCGCCGCATATACCTGGATCATTTTGCTGATTTATAGTTTCAGGGCAAACGATCGTTGGATCTTCGTTGTCTTCGACTGTTACAGTAAAGCTACATTCTGAAGTATTTCCAGCAGCATCAGTCGCTGTAAAGGTTATGGTGGTAGTTCCAATCTCGAATTGAGATCCGGAAACCGGTCCGCCAGTTTGTTCTACAGTCACCTCGCAATTATCGGTTGCAGTTGCATCGTCAAAATCTACTACTGCATAAGAAACGCCAGTTTCAGTATCGATAGTGATATTCGCAGGACAGCTTATTTCAGGTGCCTCGTTGTCAGTTACAGTTACTGTAAAGCTTTCTGTCGTTGTATTACCAGCAACATCGGTTACAGTATAAGTTACGGTGGTAGTTCCAACAGGGAATTCAGATCCTGAAGTAAGACCTTCGGTAACTTCTACAGATTCCAGTTCGCAATTATCAGTTGCTCCAATTATTCCAAAGTCTACAACGGCGCCACATACTCCAGTATCGTTATTAACTGTAATGTCCTCCATTTCTTCTACTACAGGAGCTTCAGAATCTGTTACGATCACATCAAAGCTACAGAAGCTTGTGTTTCCAGCGGCATCGGTAGCAGTAAAGCTTACCGTCGTAGTTCCTACAGGAAATGTTTCCCCTGAAGCAGGACCGCTAGTTTGCTCTAAGCTTACATCACTAGAATTATCAGCTATTTCAGGAAGCGTGAAGCTAATAGCTGCGCCGCATATACCTGGATCATTTTGCTGATTTATAGTTTCAGGGCAAACGATCGTTGGATCTTCGTTGTCTTCAACTGTTACAGTAAAGCTACATTCTGAAGTATTTCCAGCAGCATCGGTAGCTGTAAAGGTTATGGTGGTAGTTCCAATCTCGAATTGAGATCCGGAAACCGGTCCGCCAGTTTGTTCTACAGTCACCTCGCAATTATCAGTTGCAGTTGCGTTTTCAAAATCTACTATTGCATAAGAAACGCCAGTTTCAGTATCAATAGTGATATCCGCAGGACAGCTTATTTCAGGTGCCTCGTTATCATTTACGGTTACCGTAAAGCTTTCGGTAGTTGTATTTCCAGAAATATCGGTTACAGTATAAGTTACGGTGGTAGTACCAACTGGGAATTGAGATCCGGAAGTAAGACCTTCGGTCACTTCAATAGATTCCAGTTCACAATTATCAGTTGCTCCAATCATTCCGAAGTCTACAATAGCACCACATACTCCAGCATCGTTGTTAACGGTGATGTCATCCATTTCTTCTGCTACAGGTGCTTCAGAATCTGTTACGATCACATCAAAGCTACAGAAGCTTGTGTTTCCCGCGGCATCGGTAGCAGTAAAGCTTACCGTCGTATTTCCTACAGGAAATGTTTCCCCTGAAGCAGGACCGCTAGTTTGAAGTATAGTTGCACCTTCAGCATTGTCGGTAAATTCCGGAATTGTAAAGTCTACAACAGCTCCACAAACACCAGGATCGTTGTTAAGATCTATATTTTCTGGACAGGTAATTTCTGGTCCTTCAGTATCATTTACCGTGATCGTTACCGTCGCAGTATCTGTTCCACCGTTCCCATCAGAAATACTGTATTCGAAAGTATCTACACCCGTGAAGCTATCTTTAGGAGTGTATGTTACTGTTCCATTAGTATTAATCACAACCTCTCCATTCTCTGGAGTTGTAGTTTCAGTAACCACAAGATCACCACCGTCAATGTCCGAATCATTATCCAGAACTGAAACGGTTACAGCATTATCCTGATCTGTAATTGCAGCATCATTTACGGCAATTGGATCATCATTAACTGGATTTACTGTAATTGTTACCGTAGCAGTATCAGTTAAACCATCTTCGTCTCTAATCGTATAATCGAAAGAATCGGTTCCGTTGAAGTTCTCATTAGGTATATAAGTAATAGTACCGTCATTGTTGATCACAACCGTTCCGTTTTCAGGAGTTGTAGTAGATACAATTGTAAGCTCATCACCATCCGGATCTGAGTCGTTATCAAGTACAGAAATAATTACTGTGTTGTCTTCGTCTGTCTCAACAGCATCATCTACAGCGATAGGAGCATCGTTTTCAGCACCTACAGTTACTGTTACAGTAGCAGTATCAGTTCCACCGTTACCGTCAGAAATAATGTAGTCGAAAGAATCCGTTCCGTTGAAATTTTCATTCGGAGTATAAGTTACCACGCCATTCTCATCGATAGTTACCGTTCCATTGGCAGGTTCCTTAGCTTCAGAAATTGTTACCGTAAGCTCATCACCATCAGGATCAGAATCGTTATTGAGAACATTGATCTCGACTGGAGTATCTTCGGTTGTTGAAGCTGAATCATCTACAGCGATAGGAGCATCATTTTCTGCACCAACTGTTACTGTTACCGTAGCGGTATCAGTTCCACCGTTACCGTCAGAAATAGTGTAATCGAAAGAATCTGTTCCGTTGAAGTTTTCATTCGGAGTATAAGTTACCACACCATTCTCATCGATAGTTACCGTTCCATTGGCAGATTCCTGAGCTTCAGAAATTGTTACCGTAAGCTCATCACCATCATCAGGATCAGAATCGTTATTAAGAACAGTGATCTCGACTGGAGTATCTTCGGTTGTTGAAGCTGAATCGTCTACAGCGATAGGAGCATCATTTTCTGCACCAACTGTTACTGTTACCGTAGCGGTATCAGTTCCACCGTTACCATCGGAAATAGTGTAATCGAAAGAATCAGTTCCGTTGAAGTTTTCATTCGGAGTATATGTTACCACGCCATTCTCATCGATAGTTACGGTTCCATTGGCAGGTTCCTGAGCCTCAGAGATTGTTACTGTAAGCTCATCACCGTCAGGATCAGAATCGTTATTAAGAACAGTGATCTCAACTGGAGTATCTTCAGAAGTCGAAGCAGTATCATCTACAGCGATAGGAGCATCATTTTCTGCATCAACTGTTACTGTTACCGTAGCGGTATCAGTTCCACAATTTCCATTCGTTATTGTATATTCGAAAGTATCGGTTCCATTAAAGTTATCATTCGGATAATAAGAAAACGTATTATCTTGATTTTGGGTTACAGTACCATTTGACGCCTGAGTGAAAGAAACGATGTCTAATTCTCCATCTTCTGGATTAAGGTCATTAGAAAGAACATCAATATCTACTGAATTGTCTTCATCAGTAGAAGCTGAATCGGTGTTTGCGGTTGCGCCGACTGGCTGATCCTTAATTACTACTGAGGTAGCAGGTGAAATACATCCGTCAGCATTTTTGGCAGTTACACTATAAGTTCCAGCGGCAAGAGCTGTAAAATATCCACTTTCCTGGTAATCAGTTCCATTGATACTATAAGTAAATCCTTGAGTAGTAGTTACGGTAAAAGATCCAGTTGCATTATCACAAGTTGGCTGAACCGTTGCAGAAACTACTGGAGCATCCGGAGTGTTTGGTTGCTCCTGAATTACTACTGAGGTAGCTGGTGAAATACAACCGTCCGCATTTTTGGAAGTTAAACTATAAGTTCCAGCGGCAAGATCTGTAAAAGAACCGCTTGTTTGGTAATCACCGCCAATACTATATTGAAGACCACTTACTGTAGTTACGGTAAAAGATCCAGTTGCAGTTTCACAAGTTGGTTGCACTGTAGCAGAAACAACTGGAGCATCCGGAGTGTTTGGTTGCTCCTGAATTACTACCGAAGTAGCAGGTGAGATACAACCGTCAGCATTTTTAGCAGTTACATTATAAGTTCCAGCGGCAAGAGCTGTAAAAGATCCGCTTGATTGGTAATCACCACCAATACTATATTGAAGACCATCAACTGTAGTTACGGTAAAAGATCCAGTTGCAGTCTCACAAGTTGGTTGCACTGTAGCAGAAACAACTGGAGCATCCGGAGTGTTTGGTTGCTCCTGAATTACTACTGAAGTAGCAGGTGAGATACAACCGTCAGCATTTTTAGCAGTTACATTATAAGTTCCAGCGGCAAGATCTGTAAAAGAACCGCTTGATTGGTAATCACCACCAATACTATATTGAAGACCATCAACTGTAGTTACGGTAAAAGATCCAGTTGCAGTCTCACAAGTTGGTTGCACTGTAGCAGAAACAACTGGAGCATCCGGAGTGTTTGGTTGCTCCTGAATTACTACTGAAGTAGCAGGTGAGATACAACCGTCAGCATTTTTAGCAGTTACATTATAAGTTCCAGCGGCAAGATCTGTAAAAGAACCGCTTGATTGGTAATCACCACCAATACTATATTGAAGACCATCAACAGTAGTTACGGTAAAAGATCCAGTTGCAGTCTCACAAGTTGGTTGCACTGTAGCAGAAATAACTGGAGCAGCTGGAGTGTTTGGTTGCTCCTGAATTACTACCGAAGTAGCAGGTGAGATACAACCGTCAGCATTTTTAGCAGTTACATTATAAGTTCCAGCGGCAAGAGCTGTAAAAGATCCGCTTGATTGGTAATCACCACCAATACTATATTGAAGACCATCAACAGTAGTTACGGTAAAAGATCCAGTTGCAGTCTCACAAGTTGGTTGCACTGTAGCAGAAACAACTGGAGCATCCGGAGTGTTTGGTTGCTCCTGAATTACTACCGAAGTAGCAGGTGAGATACAACCGTCAGCATTTTTAGCAGTTACACTATAAGTTCCAGCGGCAAGATCTGTAAAAGAACCGCTTGATTGGTAATCACCACCAATACTATATTGAAGACCACTTACTGTAGTTACGGTAAAAGATCCAGTTGCAGTTTCACAAGTTGGTTGCACTGTAGCAGAAACAACTGGAGCATCCGGAGTGTTTGGTTGCTCCTGAATTACTATTGAAGTAGCTGGTGAAATACATCCATCAGCATTTTTAGCAGTTACATTATATGTTCCAGCGGCAAGACCTGTAAAAGATCCGATTTCCTGGTAATCACCACCAATACTATATTGAAGATCATTTTCTGTAGTTACGGTAAAAGATCCAGTTGCAGTTTCACAAGTTGGTTGCACTGTAGCAGAAACAACTGGAGCATCCGGAGTGTTTGGTTGATCCTGAATTACTACCGAAGTAGCAGGTGAGATACAACCGTCAGCATTTTTAGCAGTTACACTATAAGTTCCAGCGGTCAGATCTGTAAAAGATCCGTTTGATTGGTAATCACCACCAATACTATATTGAAGACCATCAACTGTAGTTACGGTAAAAGATCCAGTTGCAGTCTCACAAGTTGGTTGCACTGTAGCAGAAACAACTGGAGCATCCGGAGTGTTTGGTTGCTCCTGAATTACTACTGAAGTAGCAGGTGAGATACAACCGTCAGCATTTTTAGCAGTTACACTATAAGTTCCAGCGGCAAGATCTGTAAAAGAACCGCTTGATTGGTAATCACCACCAATACTATATTGAAGACCATTTACTGTAGTTACGGTAAAAGATCCAGTTGCATTATCACAAGTTGGCTGAACCGTTGCAGAAACTACTGGAGCATCTGGGTTCTGACCTGCTGCAACTACGATTCCATCTAAATTTGTACTACACCCTTCTGAATCTGTTACAATTACTGAATAAGTTCCAGGCGCTAAATTCTGGCGGTCCTTTACATTATTGGTTCCAGATAAATCTGTCCAGTTGTAAGTATAGCTCCCTGAACCACCTTCAGTATTGATATCAATACTTCCGTCGTTGCTACTTTCGCAAGTTTCATCTGTCTGGCTATTAACAACAGTAAATAGTGGAGGAACTACTTCAATAGATTGAGCAGTTCCACACTTTGGCTTTATATCATTACGATCTAATGGACAAACCTCATTAGGAGAAGCAGAAGTCCATGCAATTAAAAGATTTGTAATTTCAAGTGTTGTTCCACAGGTATAATTAATTTTATCAAAATTAATTGTTTTAACACCGTTTCCTGGAATTGGACCTTCACATCCACTAATTTCCTCAAAAGAAACAAGAACACCATCAACGTCGTATGCTTTTAGAGTTCCCCAGAAAGCGAATGAGGTTCTTGTTGATTTCGTTTTGTTATTAATAGATACAGCAAGAGTTGGATTCAATTGTGTGTCTCCAGTACAAGTGAAACATGGCTGTAAATTAGTTAATTCCGCTCCAACGACGCTTAAGTCATTAGAAGTACAACTAGTAGTAAAATCCTGGCTTTGAGCTAAGACACTATTACTGCCAAGGCAGATTACTAAAAGTAACGAGAAAAATGAAATAGTAGTTTTCCAAATCATATCAATAATGTTTAGAATTATCAATCTTAGTTGTTATACCGATCTTACTCGATATG from Christiangramia sp. OXR-203 harbors:
- a CDS encoding HYR domain-containing protein, which codes for MIWKTTISFFSLLLVICLGSNSVLAQSQDFTTSCTSNDLSVVGAELTNLQPCFTCTGDTQLNPTLAVSINNKTKSTRTSFAFWGTLKAYDVDGVLVSFEEISGCEGPIPGNGVKTINFDKINYTCGTTLEITNLLIAWTSASPNEVCPLDRNDIKPKCGTAQSIEVVPPLFTVVNSQTDETCESSNDGSIDINTEGGSGSYTYNWTDLSGTNNVKDRQNLAPGTYSVIVTDSEGCSTNLDGIVVAAGQNPDAPVVSATVQPTCDNATGSFTVTTVNGLQYSIGGDYQSSGSFTDLAAGTYSVTAKNADGCISPATSVVIQEQPNTPDAPVVSATVQPTCETATGSFTVTTVDGLQYSIGGDYQSNGSFTDLTAGTYSVTAKNADGCISPATSVVIQDQPNTPDAPVVSATVQPTCETATGSFTVTTENDLQYSIGGDYQEIGSFTGLAAGTYNVTAKNADGCISPATSIVIQEQPNTPDAPVVSATVQPTCETATGSFTVTTVSGLQYSIGGDYQSSGSFTDLAAGTYSVTAKNADGCISPATSVVIQEQPNTPDAPVVSATVQPTCETATGSFTVTTVDGLQYSIGGDYQSSGSFTALAAGTYNVTAKNADGCISPATSVVIQEQPNTPAAPVISATVQPTCETATGSFTVTTVDGLQYSIGGDYQSSGSFTDLAAGTYNVTAKNADGCISPATSVVIQEQPNTPDAPVVSATVQPTCETATGSFTVTTVDGLQYSIGGDYQSSGSFTDLAAGTYNVTAKNADGCISPATSVVIQEQPNTPDAPVVSATVQPTCETATGSFTVTTVDGLQYSIGGDYQSSGSFTALAAGTYNVTAKNADGCISPATSVVIQEQPNTPDAPVVSATVQPTCETATGSFTVTTVSGLQYSIGGDYQTSGSFTDLAAGTYSLTSKNADGCISPATSVVIQEQPNTPDAPVVSATVQPTCDNATGSFTVTTTQGFTYSINGTDYQESGYFTALAAGTYSVTAKNADGCISPATSVVIKDQPVGATANTDSASTDEDNSVDIDVLSNDLNPEDGELDIVSFTQASNGTVTQNQDNTFSYYPNDNFNGTDTFEYTITNGNCGTDTATVTVTVDAENDAPIAVDDTASTSEDTPVEITVLNNDSDPDGDELTVTISEAQEPANGTVTIDENGVVTYTPNENFNGTDSFDYTISDGNGGTDTATVTVTVGAENDAPIAVDDSASTTEDTPVEITVLNNDSDPDDGDELTVTISEAQESANGTVTIDENGVVTYTPNENFNGTDSFDYTISDGNGGTDTATVTVTVGAENDAPIAVDDSASTTEDTPVEINVLNNDSDPDGDELTVTISEAKEPANGTVTIDENGVVTYTPNENFNGTDSFDYIISDGNGGTDTATVTVTVGAENDAPIAVDDAVETDEDNTVIISVLDNDSDPDGDELTIVSTTTPENGTVVINNDGTITYIPNENFNGTDSFDYTIRDEDGLTDTATVTITVNPVNDDPIAVNDAAITDQDNAVTVSVLDNDSDIDGGDLVVTETTTPENGEVVINTNGTVTYTPKDSFTGVDTFEYSISDGNGGTDTATVTITVNDTEGPEITCPENIDLNNDPGVCGAVVDFTIPEFTDNAEGATILQTSGPASGETFPVGNTTVSFTATDAAGNTSFCSFDVIVTDSEAPVAEEMDDITVNNDAGVCGAIVDFGMIGATDNCELESIEVTEGLTSGSQFPVGTTTVTYTVTDISGNTTTESFTVTVNDNEAPEISCPADITIDTETGVSYAIVDFENATATDNCEVTVEQTGGPVSGSQFEIGTTTITFTATDAAGNTSECSFTVTVEDNEDPTIVCPETINQQNDPGICGAAISFTLPEIADNSSDVSLEQTSGPASGETFPVGTTTVSFTATDAAGNTSFCSFDVIVTDSEAPVVEEMEDITVNNDTGVCGAVVDFGIIGATDNCELESVEVTEGLTSGSEFPVGTTTVTYTVTDVAGNTTTESFTVTVTDNEAPEISCPANITIDTETGVSYAVVDFDDATATDNCEVTVEQTGGPVSGSQFEIGTTTITFTATDAAGNTSECSFTVTVEDNEDPTIVCPETINQQNDPGICGAAISFTLPEIADNSGDVSLEQTSGPASGETFPVGNTTVSFTATDAAGNTSFCSFDVIVTDSEAPVAEEMDDITVNNDAGVCGAIVNFGMIGATDNCELESIEVTEGLTSGSQFPVGTTTVTYTVTDISGNTTTESFTVTVNDNEAPEISCPANISIDTETGVSYAIVDFENATATDNCEVTVEQTGGPVSGSQFEIGTTTITFTATDAAGNTSECSFTVTVEDNEDPTIVCQDDIQISNDEDICGAVVEFETPQVSDNSGEFTVSQTAGLATGETFPVGTTTVTFTVTDAAGNTSECSFDIVVTDDQSPELEPLENITVSNDTGICGAVVSYEAPTATDNCELAEVTLTEGMDSGSEFPVGTTTVTYTATDNNGNTSTSTFTVTVVDNEAPVVECPENITVTVGFGIESSIVEYSMAETTDNCSGETITMTNGIASGEEFPLGVTTITFEVTDASGNTSECSFTVTVEEEPAAAPPAAPEVDVLQPSCSEPTGTITVDVQNGLTYSIDGETYQATGIFTNLSPGTYDVVAQDEFGQLSDLTTIVLAEPVAEDIVLIDNGVVDLCIDDSAFNLFDLIADNEDVGNWIDTDNTGALENGFVTPGSLELGTYTFELQIEGICPQSTFVTVMINDDCVVLDCSVEDVRDSISKAVTPNGDNINDFFTIDTDIACGFTYDLKIFNRWGAKVFDAKNYQNNWDGYSDSSFTSSNQLPSGTYFYVLEIREGNFEPIQGYIYLGTK